The following proteins are encoded in a genomic region of Arachis ipaensis cultivar K30076 chromosome B02, Araip1.1, whole genome shotgun sequence:
- the LOC107624074 gene encoding uncharacterized protein LOC107624074, producing the protein MKTEQHNNNKRLLSSLLRTAKPAAYFIFLLLTYALGYLSAPSATSSQPPQQQAPPFASSTPLNAVFPSPDFDSTSNSVIRVTVNSTELDSFRVTTRCADPISPELVRRTLVDRLFNGTSPFSNFPPPHAAPLLRRTTKIKGWGSNGAVFENLIRRVKPRVIVEVGTFLGASAIHMAELTQRLGLSTQILCIDDFRGWAGFRDRFSKIPMVNGDVLLYYQFLMNAVNFNKTGSILPVPFSSGSALIKLCEWGVYADLVEIDAGHDFFSAWSDITRGYRILRPGGIIFGHDYFTAADNRGVRRAVDLFAKVNGLKIKIDGQHWVLYST; encoded by the coding sequence ATGAAAACCGAACAAcacaacaataataagagactacTCTCTTCACTCCTCAGAACAGCAAAGCCCGCGGCGTATTTTATCTTTCTTCTGCTAACTTACGCCTTAGGTTACCTCTCCGCTCCCTCTGCCACGTCATCACAACCACCGCAACAGCAAGCACCGCCGTTTGCGTCGTCAACGCCGTTAAATGCCGTTTTTCCTTCTCCTGATTTTGACTCAACTTCCAACTCTGTTATTCGAGTAACAGTCAACTCCACAGAGCTCGACTCGTTCCGAGTCACGACTCGATGCGCTGATCCGATCTCACCGGAACTCGTTAGACGTACTCTCGTCGACCGTCTCTTCAACGGTACGTCACCATTCAGCAACTTCCCGCCGCCGCACGCCGCTCCTCTTCTCCGGCGAACGACGAAGATCAAAGGATGGGGCTCAAACGGTGCCGTATTTGAGAATCTCATAAGGCGCGTGAAGCCACGCGTCATCGTCGAGGTTGGCACGTTCTTAGGCGCGTCGGCGATACACATGGCCGAGTTGACTCAGCGACTCGGCCTCTCGACTCAGATTCTGTGCATCGATGATTTTCGCGGTTGGGCCGGGTTCAGAGACCGGTTCAGTAAAATCCCGATGGTAAACGGTGACGTTTTGCTGTATTACCAGTTTTTAATGAACGCGGTAAATTTTAACAAAACCGGGTCAATTTTACCCGTACCTTTTTCAAGCGGGTCAGCACTAATAAAGCTATGTGAATGGGGCGTGTATGCGGATCTCGTAGAAATAGATGCGGGTCATGACTTCTTCTCTGCTTGGTCGGATATAACCCGTGGGTATCGAATCCTCCGACCCGGCGGAATTATATTCGGCCATGATTATTTTACTGCGGCGGATAATAGAGGTGTTAGAAGAGCCGTTGACTTATTTGCAAAAGTCAATGGTCTTAAGATTAAAATCGACGGTCAACATTGGGTTCTTTACTCTACTTAA